Within Trachemys scripta elegans isolate TJP31775 chromosome 12, CAS_Tse_1.0, whole genome shotgun sequence, the genomic segment TATTTGCCTTTAGCTAAATCCTGGAATGTTCATAACCCTCTTGCTCATCCAACCATCTCAGTTTCTTTGTAGAGATCTGGGACCAAATTCAGCACCAAGATAAGTGGATGCCATGGTCATTGACATGAGTGGAAAATTCAGAAATTCTCTGTCTCTCTAATCACATTCCCTTCCCTTgatctaatattttaaaagacaacGACATTTTTGTGAATACATATTTTTCCATTCTGAATATTTTTTCCTGAATTTATATTGCTAGAGCTAGTTTACCAGGCATAGGATGGATAATGCCATGGGAATGAAACATCCTCTAGTAAATGAGGCTCTTTGTAGAATCTCTATGTCATTTGCTCTAGAAGTTGGAAGGAGTGTAGTAGATAGCTGGAATAGGTGCATAAGTATactaaaaaatataaatgtaggCATGATCAGAGCCCTAGTTTAGATGTGGAGAGTTGAGCTTTGATACCAATTTAACGTTGCTGATCACTGCTTgagttaatacatatttttttcaaatatatatgtCTAGTGGGACACCATTGTCAACATTGCAAAGGAAAATCGAAGTGCCACCACAGAATTCATCCTGCTTGGGTTTGGAAACCTCCATGAACTGCAGTTCCTACCCTTCATGACAGTTTTATTTATCTACGTGATTGCTGTCTCTGGGAACATGCTTGTTGTCATCACTGTATTGGCTGATTGCagccttcacacccccatgtactttttTCTGGGCAACTTATCCATCTTGGAGATCTGCTACATCTCAACCATTGTCCCAAAGATGCTGAGAACCTTCCTTACAGAGCATGAAGTGATTTCACTCATGGGCTGTATCACACAGTTGTATGTGTTTGGTTCCCTGGGTATTTCTGAGTGTTTGCTCTTATCAGTCATGTCCTTTGACCGGTATTTAGCCATCTGCCATCCGCTAAATTATTCAGCAATAATGAACTTCAGGGCTTGCTTTCTGCTAGCAGCTGGTTCTTGGGCTGCTGGCTTTGCAGTTCCTGTGATAAGCATAGTTATGGTATTCAGGTTGCCTTTCTTTATTTCCAATGACATAGACCATTTCTTCTGCGATTTAATGCCTCTGCTAAAACTGTTGTGCACTGGTGCTTATAAGATTGAGGTTGTAACTTTTACCTTTTCTGCTTTTGTGGTTGTGGTTCCATGTGTACTAACCCTGGTTTCCTACTATAGGATCATATTGACTATCTCTAGGATCCCTTCCACCACAGGGAAGAaaaaagccttctccacctgctcctcacaCCTCCTTATCGTTAGTATTTTCTATGGGGCCCTCATTATTATCTATGGTTTCCCAATAGGAAATCAGTCACCTGGTCTAAACAAAGTCTTCTCCGTGTTCTACACTGTCCTGACTCCCACAGTCAACCCTCTCATATACAGTCTGAGAAACAAGGAGGTCAAGGATGCCCTGAGAAGGATTGCAATGAAGGCAATCGCTTTCAGAAGTTAAACAGTTATCCCTGATGTCAGATGTTTGGCATGAATTGCATTTCCATTCATTGCTGTCAATGTAGATAGTTGATAAGTTAAAAACGCTGGGCTGTACATGGCATGAGTGCAAACAGGAGCTCTCTGCATTTAGTGCTGATGGTTTGTCACCCTCCTAGGTTGTTTTATAAATTTCAGGCAGAGTCACATGTTATTGGATGGCTATAAAAATAGTTTAAACTAAAAGCAATGTTGATGAAATAATGTTATCCATTACTTCTAGTGGGGAGAGTAAAGTCTCTGGAGGGGGGATGCATGTGTCCGGGCCATGGGTGCCCTGTGGCTGGGCCCTGGAAAGAGGGGTACAAGTATCTGGGGTGGGAGGTGCCCTGCAGCTGGAATCTGGGGGGAGGGTTTGTGGGTGTCTGGACTGGGGGGTGCCCCGCACCTGTGATCTGAGGAGGGGGGGATATGGATATCTGGGCTCTGGGAAGCCTCATGTagccccctccagcagcccccaacTGGAATTGGTTGTTGTAGGGGGTTTCTTTCACTCTCTGCTCCTCGGGGAATCTTTGCTTTGTTGTTGTCTTTTTTGctgacatacttgttgacaggtatgTTGAAATAAATTAGCTAAgtaattgaaactggagtgattatattgtgttattctgacaaataaaatatgcagaagttttaattttttggtgcagaattcccccaggagtagcattTGTCTGCTATTCTGGAAGGTTTGACTCAAAAGCCATAATTATTTGGGTGCTGTCATTTCTAGGTGGTCAGcttgagacattttaaagaaGCATGATTCTCAAAAAATAATCAGCACCCAACCTATGCAAATCAGAGCCATTTACATTCAATATTTTTGGCTGGCGTTTTCCAAAGGGTAtgagggagttaggcacccaaatcccattgaaattcagtgggatttggtctttcagatctggatttttaaaggaatttaggtatctagtgggattttcaaaagcatctaaacaCTTAAAAATCATCTTTTGCAATGAGAGTTAGGTATGGAGGTGCATTGGAATATTCCACTAgctacctaaatacctttaaaaaattgtcCCTTAGGCCCTTTGGACATCCCAGCCTTAAAACTGTAGCTTGAAACAGCCATTAGAGCAAAAGAAACACCATGTGGGAGGCACAAAGAACAATGAAACATCCAAAGGCACTTAACAGGTCTTTgtaattttgaaaaatctcaccctatTTTGATTAAAAGAATACTAACCATTTCTTCTGTCATCTGTCTTGCTTGAGGAATGCCTTTGTTTTATGTATGTACTAACACTGAGCTAATTGTTAGTATTAAAtaaatcattaacattttttcAATAGAGCCATGAAATTGgccttctccccttcctccccatgctGTAGTGGCTCTAGATGGCATCAGAACAGCATACAAGAAATTTTGCCACATGGAGAATGACACGttctcaaaatggcatcctctgcacagcatGACTTTACATGCACCCTACGTGAGAGGTCTTACTGCATGGACGACACCCTTTGAAGACCtacatgtctctctccctcctgactggggtatttccaggctgcatagtCCCCTGCCTGCACTATGTGActtccagcaagccagactgccttaTCAGGTCAGCGTGTGGGCTTGGCTTTCTATTCCAAGgctatgaacagctgtaattgAGAGCAGTTATAAGTCACCATGCGGCAAACACAGTTAAATTATTACAGAGAAAACCTcttcaaaacaagaaaagaaCCTACGAGTATGCTAATAAGGTTAGcggagatcaccccaactccctccttgGGCTCTGGTCCACGTGAGTCCTTCCAACCCATCCCTAAGGAGCGGGGGGCCCAcgggacagaaggtcctgtccattccTGGATCAGAAATAAGGCcccgagtcagtttaaactcaggcctggtctacactacgagtttaggtcaaatttagcagagttaaatcaaattaagcctggacacgtccacacgacaaagccctttttttcaacttaaagggccctttaaaccggtttctttactccacctccgaagaggggattagcgctgaaattggcctttgcgggtcagattttGGGTAgcgtggatggaattcgatgttattggcctccggagctatcccacagtgcttcattgtgaccactctggacagcactctcaactcagatgcactgaccaggtagacaggaaaagccctgcaaacttttgaatttcatttcctgtttgcccactgtggagagcacaggtgaccatgcagagctcatcagcacaggtaaccatgatggagtcccaggatcgcaaaagagctccagcatggactgaacgggaggtacgggatctgctcgccatatggggagatgaatccatgctagctgaactctgtagcagtaaatgaaatggcaaaatattagaaaaagtctcaaaggccatgaaggacagaggccataacagggacgcacagcagtgctgcatgaaaattaaggagctaaggcaagcctaccacaaagccagagaggcaaaaggaaggtccggggcagagccataaacatgccacttctacgcggagctgcataccatgctagggggtgcagccaccactaccccaaccgtgtgctttgactccatcaatggagaatcatgcaacggggaagcgggttcggggtacgaggaagatgatgatgaagacaatgaagatagctcacagcaagaaagcagagaaaccggtttccccaacagccaggatatgtttagcACCCTGGACATGGAACCactaacccccgaactcacccaaggtgtgctcccagaccctgagggcacacaagggacctctggtgagtgtacctttgtaaatagtacacatggtttaaaagcaagcgtgtttaatgattaatgattaatttgccctggcaatcgcggccagtacagctactggaaaagtctgttaacgtgtatggggatggagggacatctccagaaagctctccttcatgtattcccaaagcctttgcaaaaggtttctggggagggctgcctaaTCCCGTctaccatggtaggacactttaccacgccaggccagtagcacgtagtctggaatcattgcatatcaaagcatggcagcgtatggtcccggggtttgctggcatgcagacaacatccattccttatctctctttgttatcctcaggagagtgatagcATTCATGGTcatctggttgaaatggggtgattttattaaggggatattcagaggtgcccattcctgctcggctgaacagaaatgttcccctctGTTAGCCAcgcggggggggtgagggggccgGCCActcagccactccaccccagatgattgcccaagcatcagaaggctggccttcaataagtgttaaagttataaagttttaaactgcaatgtgtccttttccttccctcctcccccaccctcccgggctaccttggcagttatccccctagttgtgtgatgaattaataaataatgcatgaatgtgaagtaacaacgactttattgcctctgcaagcggtgctcgaaggggggaaggaagggtggttagtttacagggcagtagagtgaaccggggggcgggggggaaagggttcatcaaggaggaacaaacagaattttcacaccgtagcctggccagtcacaaaactggttttcaaagcttctctgatgcgcaccgtgccctgctgtactcttctaaccaccctggtgtctggctgcacgtaatcagcggccaggccatttgcctcaacctcccatcccaccataaatgtctcccccttactctcacagatattgtggagcgcacagcaagcagcaataacaattggaatatagGCTTCGCTGAGGtatatccgagtcagtaaactgcgccagcgtgcttttagacgtccaaatgcacattctaccaccattcggcacttgctcagcctatagttgaacaggtcctgactcctgtccaggctgcctgtgtacggcttcatgagccatggcattaaggggtaggctaggtccccaaggataacgataggcatttcaacatccccaatggttattttctggtctgggaagaaagtcccttcctccagcttttgaaacaggccagagttcctgaagccgcgagcatcatgtacctttcccagccatcccatgttgatgttagtgaaacgtcccttgtgatccaccagggcttgcagtagcattgaaaagtaccctttgcggtttatgtactcggtggcttggtgctccggtgaccagatagggatatgggttccgtctatggccccaccacagtttgggaatcccattgcagcaaagccatccactatgacctgcacatttcccagagtcactacccttgatatcagcaggtctttgtttgcattggctacttggatcacagcaaccccaacagtagatttgcccactccaaattgattcccgactaaccggtagctgtctggcgttgcaagcttccacaggcctatcaccacttgcttctcaaccaTGAGGGCTGCTCttatcctggtattctggtgcttcaggtcaggggaaagcaagtcacaaagttccatgaaagtgcccttaagcattgaaaagttttgcagccactgggaatcgttccacacctgcaacacgatgcggtcccaccagtctgtgcttgtttcccaggcccagaatcggcgttccacagcatgaacctgccccattaacaccgtGATGTGCACATTGCCGGGGCCTGTACTTTgcgagaagtctatgtccatgtcaatttcctcatcactctcgtcgccgcgctgcaatcactgcaattgcctcctcacctggtttcgctttggcatgttctgATTCTgtatatactccaggacaatgcgcgtggtgttcatagtgttcataattgccgcggtgatctgagcgggctctatgatcccagtgctatggcgtctgggctgaaaaaaggcgcaaaactattgtctgacggagggagggtgggagggggggcgaGTGACGAGTGACGACATGGGttatagggaattaaaatcaacaaaggtggctgtgcatcagggagaaacacaaacaactgtcacacagaatggcccccccaaagattaaactcaaaaccctgggtttagcaggccgttgatttcacggagggagagggaagcaaatgaatacagaacaaatctggtccatctattttttacctcttaagctggcagcagacggtgcagcatgactgatagccattggcatcttctgggtgcttggcagaagatgctgtattatgactgctagccatcatcatcaagacggttcaataggactgctggcaggactgagtctccaggagacaaaacatgtctgcccaggtgcctctgaccgaactcactgaggagtacgacgacgacagataccagtcgtaatacaccatccactgccaaaaggcaaggagctgctgctgtatagcaatgcagccccacatctgccagcacccagaagatatatggtgacggtgagctgaactgagtgggctccatgcttgccatagtatgttgtctgcacaggtaacctaggtaaaaaggcgcgaatcgattgtctgccgttgctctgatggagggggaggggcctgacgacatgtacccagaacccccggtgacactgtttttgcatcatcaggcattgggatctcaactcagaattccaatgggcggaggagactgcgggaactgtgggatagctacccacagtgcaatgttccggaagtcaacgctagcctcggtactgtggacgcggtccgccgacttaatgcatttaaagcattttatgtggggacacacacaatcgactgtataaaaccgatttctataaaaccggcttctataaatttgacctaattttgtagtgtagacataccctcagtctagTTCTCCAGAAGTCCTTCCTTTGTCGTTGGCCTCAggagaatccagtttgagccAGTATATGAGAGCCTCTCCAGGTGGGGGTACCTCACTGGAGGTGTTACAGACTAAGTGAATTTGCCTAAATACCCCCACCCACCttttcttagttcctggagggctgtAGTCACCCATCTCCATGGAATAACACACAGTCCCTTGTCtacagtgatacataaacttatTGCAGTAAGATCTCCCAATGATATGGTAGGTACTTGCCAGATATGTCACGCCAAGAGTTTATATAGCACCTTGCCTGTTGGGGTTCTGACCATGACTGGGAGTCGTACACACTACAACAGCAATAAAATAACAGTAATACTATAATTCGGTGCCTCACAGTGTAAATTGCAAGACTGAGGCCCAGATGTTTGAAAttatgtgtaaggggactgttggcccccTACTAAaattcagtgggtttttttgggttgGCTAGCTCACAGtaccaaaaggaaggggaagggtcgatgggaaatcaggaccctgagactgacagtcccccggaacaatggggagaggtcaATGCTTCAgttcagcctgattgacaggacaGGCAAattaatgagggagtcaggaggccaggggggtcccatCCACTGtgtgagttggaattgcctggaacagagtggggctgagctaaggagagagcagggggccTGAGCTGTGCTgcggagcagagctgtgccagccagagagaaccagagatgcagcccaggaagcaggtcagggctgggaacagagttacagaagcagcccagagagcagacctgtgctgggaggagagctgtAACAAGcgggccagagaagcagcacagggagctggaggcagagcagcagctatgctgaggcagagtggagctggggctggggctgaagcagtccagagctgggtgcagtgagcagctggggagagcgaggggcccagtgcagggagacacCCCCAGCCGAGTGGCCTTgtaggccagacttggagggcgTTTGTAACCCCCATGGGGCAGGtcgatgctgggaagaagggtcctgccacccaGAGCCCAAGGGcgtgtggccactgccagagcacGTGTCCGACCCGCAACCTCCCTGCAGCAAAGCCAGGGCCAAAAAGGAGgtctgggacttgtgaggaacagattgagcttcccttacattccagagatgctggttgtgatgtcctTGTGCCACAGAGTGGGGTTACCTGTTTTCCTTTAGTCTTtcctattttttccttattttttaaaattggttgctgtttaataaattgtatttgctttgaactgtatgtaatgatcagtgggtcagggaagcatccagtgtaGAGAcagcaccccggagtggggacacccaagcccctgccctaagtgaccgcAGCAAGGTTGAGGGTTGAGCCCCTCAAgaatcctgggcccagctttgttggggttatgaggactctgccacatgGGAGattggaaggggagtcctcaaggtcaggcagggctctgggtaaaggaagtgggagcgaggactcagattctttcgctagcccatttcaccggggtagtgtgtaagccaggaaagttccccacaatagcaggaccattcccagACTTACATATGCAGGAGTAGCTGTGCTCAGCATTGAAATGCCTAACTTGTTTTACAGCTTAACTCACATTTTCAGAAAGGATTTTGGCACCTAGGAGCCAAAACCCCACTGATAGTTGATCGGGCCTTGACTctgaggtgcctaaatcccttttaaaatgagatttaggctcctaaatcatttagatgttgcaatgctgagtgaaacaacacctaaataccttctaAAATCTTCACCTAAGTTtggtctttttattttattgtaattattttattttattttatgtattttattagtAAAATATCTGAAGGTATATTCATATTTTCATGTGCCCCATCCAAATCCTTTCAGAGGCTGCCATTGACGTCCATGGGATTTGGATGAATCCCTGTCTTCATAGGAAAGTTTTGTGCCTGGGCTGATAAAGTCCCATAAAAATTCAGCCAAACCGTTTGCAGACCACAGAGAAATAGATTGTCCCTCTTGTAGGGAGGTGTAATTTTAGATCTTCATTGCCATTCTGTTTTCCATCAACCATGTCTCCTTAACTTTGACCTCACAAACTCTCCGTGAGATACACTTTGCACTATAATCCCATGTGCTGTGCATGCATCATGGAAAGGTCTTCAGAGACCAAGGCTCGAACAGTCGCCAAGGCAGATAAAAGAGCTCTGCCTATGTTCAAACATCTGGCTTTTGGACTGAATTGAAGagacacagctctgctccccaggtaGGTGGGAAAGCAATTTTGTTGCTTTTTCAAATGGGTAAAAGCTTCTCAGTTCTGACTCTATTATTGGGACAATGAGTTTCACTgctgtcacaattcagggcaacaacagttttggaagggatagaaaacctcatgtttcagggaTGAAGGCAATCTCTAACTATAGAGACCACTAGAAAGGCAGATTATCTGACATCTGCTTCATGCAGAAAACATCTTGTGctagcctctgtcagagacaggatactggtctttCTGAACCTC encodes:
- the LOC117886110 gene encoding olfactory receptor 10A2-like; protein product: MGTKINGWMDGWIDREMMKSVYDETLPWDTIVNIAKENRSATTEFILLGFGNLHELQFLPFMTVLFIYVIAVSGNMLVVITVLADCSLHTPMYFFLGNLSILEICYISTIVPKMLRTFLTEHEVISLMGCITQLYVFGSLGISECLLLSVMSFDRYLAICHPLNYSAIMNFRACFLLAAGSWAAGFAVPVISIVMVFRLPFFISNDIDHFFCDLMPLLKLLCTGAYKIEVVTFTFSAFVVVVPCVLTLVSYYRIILTISRIPSTTGKKKAFSTCSSHLLIVSIFYGALIIIYGFPIGNQSPGLNKVFSVFYTVLTPTVNPLIYSLRNKEVKDALRRIAMKAIAFRS